A stretch of Schistocerca cancellata isolate TAMUIC-IGC-003103 chromosome 3, iqSchCanc2.1, whole genome shotgun sequence DNA encodes these proteins:
- the LOC126176348 gene encoding craniofacial development protein 2-like — MASLSSKCSGVSSSTIGSPGGTRLRGASRRVRWCKEKHCIGSWNVRSMSQGKIDVLKRELEKINIDILGISEMRWTGMGEFASDGHMAYYSGHDNNKSNGVAFIVSDKVRKAVIGCKYKNDRMMSIRLQGQPLNITVIQVYAPTTDAEKEIIDQFYGDLQELLLSTQKKDIVFIDGDWNAKVGYQAVEGKYGLGTTTEAEQRLLEFCQENSLIITNTLFQLPKRRLYMWTSPDGQHRNQIDYIHCNQRWKSAVQSATTIPGADCGSDHELLIAKFRLKLQNVAKSIPTCRYDLNSIPSDYTLEVQNRFNVLELEDKSSQEMWTEVANTVKEAAEKHIPKKRNSKKARWLSVEALQISDERRKAKIEGHRSAMFELNKDFQKLARREKDIV; from the coding sequence ATGGCTTCGCTCAGCTCAAAATGTTCTGGAGTTTCCAGTTCCACGATCGGATCTCCGGGGGGAACCAGGTTGAGAGGAGCTTCACGAAGAGTAAGATGGTGCAAAGAGAAGCACTGCATAGGATcatggaatgtaagatccatgtCTCAAGGAAAAATAGATGTACTGAAGAGAGAACTGGAGAAAATTAACATCGacatattgggaataagtgaaatgaggtggactggcatgggagaatttgcttcggatggccatatggcgtattattctgggcacgataacaacaaaagtaatggagtagccttcatagttagtgataaagtgagaaaagctgtaataggatgcaaatataaaaatgatagaatgatgtccatcagacttcaaggtcagcccctcaacatcacagtaattcaagtttatgcgccaacaaccgatgctgaaaaggaaattattgaccagttctatggagatttacaagaattactactgtcaacacAAAAAAAGGATATTGTCTTCATAGATGGAGATTGGAATGCAAAAGTGGGATATCAAGCTGTAGAAGGGAAATATGGTCTTGGTACAACAACTGAAGCAGAACAGagactcctagaattctgccaagaaaattcattaataattactaatacactgtttcaactaccaaaacgacgcctatatatgtggacttcgccagatggccaacaccggaaccaaattgattacatacattgtaatcagaggtggaagagcgcagttcagtcagctacaacaatacctggggctgactgcggatcagatcatgagctcctgattgcaaaatttcggctgaagctTCAGAATGTAGCGAAAAgtatcccaacttgcagatacGACCTTAACTCTATACCCTCCGACTACACTTTAGAGGtgcaaaacagatttaatgtattagagctggaggacaaaagctcacaagagatgtggacagaagtagctaataccgtcaaggaggccgcagagaaacacattcccaagaaaaggaacagcaagaaggctagatggctatcagttgaggcactgcaaATTTCAGACGAACGGAGGAAAGCAAAAATCGAGGGACatagatcagctatgtttgaattaaataaagattttcagaaattagctagaagagaaAAAGATATTGTTTAA